The DNA region TATTTGGTATGTAGTAATAGATAGTTTAGGTGAAATTCAGTATCAAAAGTGTATTGGAGCCTGGGGAGATCAAATACCAGGAGGAGTGTTAAAAATAGATGAAGGTCATTTTATTATTTCTGCTTCAGCAACTAAGGGAAATGATGATTTTGATATCACATGCGATTTTCACTACCCTTATGCCAATGAAGATATCTGGTTTTTCTCGCTCCTAGATTGTAACCAAAACCCACCCACAATACCAAGCCAGCCCATAGGCCAAGATACCATTTGTACATTAAGCTATACTAAAACCATTTATACCACACATATAACCAACCCACAATATGAGGAGGCCGTATGGTTATTAGAACCACTAGAAGCAGGAGAGCTCACCAATAAAAACGATACTGTCCTTATCCATTGGAATACAGATTATGAAGGACAAGCAACATTGAGTGTGAGAAGCACCAGTAGTTGTGGAGAATCGGAGTATTCAGAACCTAAAAACATAGTTGTACGAGCATGTGTTGGCATAGACGAAATCAATAAGAAATCCTTGTATCTTTATCCAAACCCTGCCACTAATCAAATTACTTTTGAGCTGCCCAACATCAATAAACAAAGCCAAATCCAAATAAAAGACATCTATGGCAAAGTCATTGCAACATTAAATATTGAACCCAACCAAGGCAACCTCATTTGGGAATGTAGTGGCATTGCCAGTGGTGTTTATTTTTATGAAGGGGAGATTGGCGGGGAGGTTTATAGAGGGAAATTAATTGTTCAATAAAAAAAGAGGCAGCCAGTCGGGGCGCGACTCCAAATCGCAGCCCGACAGCTTCGACCTTTCCAAGTTCAATATTGAGTTTTTTTGAAGAGCTCCTTCGTTTTTTGAAAAGTATAAAATGAAGATTATAGCAATCCATAATATTAATAGAGCGATGGAATACAATTCCATCTAAGCAAATGATATCGAATTTTAATATACAATCCCTTTTGCGGACTTTGTATGTTTTCCCTTTGCGTTTTCTTTGCGTGAAATGGCAAAAGCGATTGGATTGAAATACCATCTTACCAGATGTTTTTTACGATGATAAAGCTGAAATAAATGAAATTATAATGTTAATTTCGGAGTAATGTTGGTATTGTAGTTTATTCGGGATGACTACCATTTAAGACATATACAAAGGCAAAGAAATACAAAACTCACTACCTTCTCCCTCAGTACTTTTTACTCCAATATCGCCATTGTTTTTATGGATAAATTCTTGGCATAAAATCAAGCCTAATCCCGTTCCTTTTTCATCAGATGTTCCCATGCGTTGAACGTTTTTCTCCATTTTAAATAGACCATCCATAATGTCTTGACTCATACCAATGCCGGAATCTTTAAAGTGTATTTCGATATGGCCTTTCTTCAGCTTGCTGTATATATTTATTTCCCCTTTTTGATGGCAATACTTGGTCGCATTATTAAATAAGTTGGAGATGATAATCTTTATGGTTTCCTTATCCCCCCAAATATCAGCCTCCTCAATACTTGTTTCAACATCAATTTCTTTTAATGCAGCAGCTCCCAAATAGGCAGAGATGCTTTCCTTAACCAATGGCTCCTATTCCAATTTTCTCTTATTTAAATTCAGATGACCACTTTGAGAATTGGCCCAGGCCAATAGGTTTTCTAATAGTTTAAAGGTAAGCTGCGAATTGTTGGCGATGATATGAAGCATATTCATTCTTTCCGGGTCGCTATATTCTTTATAATTATTTTTGAGTTCATCGGTAAAGCCTATAATGGCAGTAAAAGGACTTTTGAGATCGTGGGCAATAATGGAGAAAAATTTGTCTTTAGTGGCATTTAAAACTTTTAGATTTTGTTCATTGAGTTCTAGCTTCTCAATGTTTTCTTCTAACTGAGATTTTTGTTCCTCTATTAGTTTGTGCTGAGATTTTAAAAGGGCATTATTTTTTCTAACCCTTAAGAAATAGAATATTCCAATCACAAAGATTAAAATGAGCAAAATAATACCGCCAATGGCCATCCTTAGCTTACTTTTTGCTCTAATATTTTCGTTTTCAAGTTTCTGCTCTAAGAGCTCTTTTTCTAGCCTTTTTCGCTTCAACTCATCTTTAATCTGTTGCTCTATTTCGTATTCACTGAGCAGGTTGGCAATATTATTATGATTTAAAGAATCCAGAGATTGATTGGCCAATTGTAAAGACTCAAAAGCTTTGGTATGGTCTCCAATTTTAGAATAAGCTTCTGATTTCTTTCTATAGATTGCTGAAAACTCTTCATTCATTTCTATGGATTTTGATAAGGCAATGCATTTATCAAAATACGCTAAGCTTTTTTTATACTTGTTTTGCTTTAGGTAAAGCTCACCAAGCCTACGGTAATACCTTGATTCTATTTGTATATAATGATTGGTATCTATGATTTGTTTGGCACTGTCAAGATACATGAATGCAGAATCAAACTTTTCTGTTTCTGTGTAATAGGTAGATATTGAGGTGAATAAGTATGCCTTCATATAAGAACTGAGAAATTTATGAAGATGAGATTTCACATAATTAAAGTTTTTATTAGCTTCCTCAAACCTTTTGTGTTCTACTTGAACTACCGCTATGTTTGAATAGGTTGGAATTACATCTGTAATTGGAGCATTTTCAGGCATAATATCAATAGATTTTTGAAAGTTAGAAACAGAAGCTTCATAGTTTCTAAGATGCATGTATATAGCGCCTAGGTTATTGTAGATTGTTGATAAGCTAACTGAGTCTTTCAAAGGAAGTGCAATATCCAATGATTTTAAATTATAGATCAAGCTTTGTTTTTGGTTTTTCCCATAAGAATATACATAGCTCAAACCTCGGTAGGTATCCAAGATATTTAGAGAGTCTTCTTCTTCCCAATAAATAGGTAAAGAAAGTTTGAAATTAGTAATAGCATCTAATAAATAGCCATGCTGCATGCTTGCTCTGGCTATATAGGAATAGGAAACGGCGAGGCCATGATTATATTGACTGCTTTGAGCCAAGTCTCTTGCCAATCTGCTGTATTTTAGGGAGCTATCTGTACTGATGTTTCCATAAGAATAAGCGATTAGATTATAATTGTCGACTAATTTTTCAGGGCTGTCTTCAGTAGCATTTATAGTATGTAAAGAGTCTATTATCCTCTGCTCTTGAGCCTGGATGTTTGTTATAAATAGGAAAAGTAAGAAGATGGCAAATGATTGGTTTTTTCTCAGAAGGTGTTTCACGTTATCTCTCTTTATTTCTTGATAAAGATAGTATAAAAAGAAATACTTTGTGCATCATGATATCCATAGAGCTGAAAATTATAGTGATTCTAAACTTGGTCCTTGAGCCTAATATTTTTTATATCTTAGTCGAAAATATTAATCATGGTAAAAAGTAAAATCAGTTTCTGTTTAAGTCTTGGACTTCTTTTCTTCATCTTATTTCATTCCTCAATCATGGCGCAGGATGAAAACAAAGTGGGTCCCATTTTTAAAGATGGCGAAGCGCAAATAGTTCCGGAATTTGAGGATGCTGATCGATGGATTAGACATGATCTTTGGGTAGAAACGGAGTTCGATACCGATGGTGATGGGAAACTAGATCGTATGCATGTGGATGTGACTCGTCCGGGGCAAACTGAATATGAAGGCTTGAAACTTCCAGTCATTTATATTTCTAGTCCCTATTTTGACGGAATGGGTTCTGGCTCGTCCGACTATCTCTATAATGTACATCAGGAGCTCAATCAGCCTTCTCCTCAACTCGTTCATCCACCTGAGATTAAACGTAGAAATAAAAGACCTATCATTTCAAAATCGCATATTAAAACCTGGCTACCTCGAGGATATATTATCGTTCATTCTTCTTCTCCTGGAACTGGATTGTCCGATGGTTCTCCTACTGTTGGTGGTGATAATGAATCTTTAGCACCTAAGGCCGTTATTGATTGGTTATGTGGAAGAGCCGATGGTTTTACCACTAGAACAGGCGATGAAAAAGTAGAAGCTTATTGGTCAACTGGTAAAGTGGGAATGACAGGTACTTCTTATAATGGTACCATTCCTTTGGCTGCTGCCACAACTAGAGTTGAAGGATTAGAAGCTATTATTCCCATAGCTCCAAACACTTCTTATTATCATTATTATCGTTCCAATGGTTTGGTGCGATCTCCGGGTGGTTATTTAGGGGAGGATATCGATGTGCTTTATGACTTTATTCACAGTGGCGACGAGTCGAAAAGAGCTTATAGCAATAAGGTGATTCGTGATGGCGAGATGAAAGAGGGAATGGATAGAGTGACTGGTGATTATAATGATTTTTGGGCTGGTAGGGATTATCTAAATGATATGGAACCTATGAAGGCCGCTTTATTGATGTCTCATGGTTTTAACGATTGGAATGTGATGCCAGAACATAGCTATAGAATTTATGAGGAGGCTCAAAAGATGGGGATTCCTTCACAGATATATTATCACCAAAATGGACATGGTGGACCTCCTCCAATGACGATGATGAATCGTTGGTTTACCCGTTATCTACATGGGGTAGAAAATGGAGTAGAAGAGGATGCCAAAGCATGGATAGTGCGTGAGAACGACAAGCAAGATGAACCTACAGCTTA from Lentimicrobium sp. L6 includes:
- a CDS encoding sensor histidine kinase KdpD, which codes for MVKESISAYLGAAALKEIDVETSIEEADIWGDKETIKIIISNLFNNATKYCHQKGEINIYSKLKKGHIEIHFKDSGIGMSQDIMDGLFKMEKNVQRMGTSDEKGTGLGLILCQEFIHKNNGDIGVKSTEGEGSEFCISLPLYMS
- a CDS encoding Xaa-Pro dipeptidyl-peptidase; the protein is MVKSKISFCLSLGLLFFILFHSSIMAQDENKVGPIFKDGEAQIVPEFEDADRWIRHDLWVETEFDTDGDGKLDRMHVDVTRPGQTEYEGLKLPVIYISSPYFDGMGSGSSDYLYNVHQELNQPSPQLVHPPEIKRRNKRPIISKSHIKTWLPRGYIIVHSSSPGTGLSDGSPTVGGDNESLAPKAVIDWLCGRADGFTTRTGDEKVEAYWSTGKVGMTGTSYNGTIPLAAATTRVEGLEAIIPIAPNTSYYHYYRSNGLVRSPGGYLGEDIDVLYDFIHSGDESKRAYSNKVIRDGEMKEGMDRVTGDYNDFWAGRDYLNDMEPMKAALLMSHGFNDWNVMPEHSYRIYEEAQKMGIPSQIYYHQNGHGGPPPMTMMNRWFTRYLHGVENGVEEDAKAWIVRENDKQDEPTAYENYPNPEASPVTFYLGKGAPKQGSLMTSKMQNQGQETLTDNYSFSGEALAQAEETEHRLIYVSPILKEDIHISGISTITIKAASNKPAVNLSVYLVSLPWNKSRRAKITDNIITRGWADLQNHKSLRESEPLKPGEFYEMTFEMQPDDQIIPAGQQIGLMIFASDRDFTLLPEPGTKLTIDLDGTSITIPIVGGEKAFAKAIK
- a CDS encoding tetratricopeptide repeat protein codes for the protein MKHLLRKNQSFAIFLLFLFITNIQAQEQRIIDSLHTINATEDSPEKLVDNYNLIAYSYGNISTDSSLKYSRLARDLAQSSQYNHGLAVSYSYIARASMQHGYLLDAITNFKLSLPIYWEEEDSLNILDTYRGLSYVYSYGKNQKQSLIYNLKSLDIALPLKDSVSLSTIYNNLGAIYMHLRNYEASVSNFQKSIDIMPENAPITDVIPTYSNIAVVQVEHKRFEEANKNFNYVKSHLHKFLSSYMKAYLFTSISTYYTETEKFDSAFMYLDSAKQIIDTNHYIQIESRYYRRLGELYLKQNKYKKSLAYFDKCIALSKSIEMNEEFSAIYRKKSEAYSKIGDHTKAFESLQLANQSLDSLNHNNIANLLSEYEIEQQIKDELKRKRLEKELLEQKLENENIRAKSKLRMAIGGIILLILIFVIGIFYFLRVRKNNALLKSQHKLIEEQKSQLEENIEKLELNEQNLKVLNATKDKFFSIIAHDLKSPFTAIIGFTDELKNNYKEYSDPERMNMLHIIANNSQLTFKLLENLLAWANSQSGHLNLNKRKLE